DNA sequence from the Manis javanica isolate MJ-LG chromosome 15, MJ_LKY, whole genome shotgun sequence genome:
TGCCAGAGCCAGTCCTCTGAGCCCTGTGGCctcctctctctcactcacaaagaaatacaaaggtgAGCAGGCAGGAACCCACACCCGCCAgcctcctccaggcccctccACAACTTGTCCTGTCAGAGCGGTCATGGTCTGCTCTGCTTTCTGAGCCCCTAGATCCTGTTGTTAAACTCCCCTCCTCTCCTTACATGATCCTTTCAGTGTGGAAGCACTCAAGGCCCCACATTCCCCTCAAacctgtgcctgcctccactaccTCCCAACTTATCCTTGATTAACACCATGTCTTCCTGGGTTGTAGACACCCGCTGTCCACATCCAGTCTTACCTCCCTCAGCCTATGCACTGCTGGCCACCCCAAGTTCCCCAGAAATGCCCTGCTGTGGCCTCCCCATATtcctcctctcccacctcttcttccctccccagtACTCTTCTTGCCAGCCCATGTCTACATCATTAAGCCCTCTCCATTGGTGGGGCTCCCAGGCCTGCTGTTTGGAACCTCAACTCCACCCTATTCCCCCAGGAGGTCACCCCAAAACCTGAGAACCAGTGCTCCCCATGCCACATGTGCCCCTGCTCCCAAACCCATGCAGCCCCAGGTCCACACCCTCTTCACTCTCATTCGCATTGCAACCTGGCCTGCCCCCTCCAACCCACACACCATATGCCAGGGCTAAGAAGGGGATCAAACTTTAGGTGCATCAGTGGCTCCCCATTGAGGGTCAAGACAAAACCCACCTCTCCACAGGACATAGGAAGCCTATGAGACCACCCCCAGCCTTCCCTGCCAGCACTCTGGGCACCTCATGTGCTCTCAGCCTGAATACCCCAGCTGGTATGGACACCATGCTCATTCTTTGGGAGGCTGCCAGGCTCTGCATCCCGACCTCGTGGGGAAGTCCAGGCCTCTCCAGGAACTCGTGCAACACCAAACCTCAGTGACCAGGCCTTTCCTTCTGGTCTGCCTTCCATTCCCCAAAGGCAAACATTCAAGATGCCCGGtaactgaatgaatgatgaaCAGATGATGAAAGGCAGCATGTCCCTGGACCAGCCAAAGCCAGCAGCCGCGTTCCTCTCAGGTGATGAGAGCTGCTTCTCAGAACCACCTTGCTCCCTCCAGAGGGTGTGGACAGGACCAGGTGATCAAGAAGGGAGCTGTGAGACACAGTAGTGAGACAGCAGGTATGCTGCAGGGCCCACCTGAGACAGTCCATGTGGATGCACTGGGCTGCCTTATACTCCCCCTGGCTGTCCTTCTGGAATCCTATCTCCTGGTACATGCTCAGTCCATGGATTGCAGCTCTGGCCTCCACAAAAGGCCTGGGGACAAGAGGACAGATGAGCACATGGGCAGTCAGACTTTAATTCCCACAGATGGGGAACCAAGAACTCCTCACACCCATCTCCCTTTATGCTACTTGTGCCACCAAGTGTGCTGCTCCTCTTCCCAAGCATCCCATTCTCTCCCACCTTAGCCACTTCTCAGTGGACACTTCAGTAGCACTGAGCGTAGTCACACTACCATGCAATGTCCATTCCCAAACACTTTTTAGTTACTCACAAGTTTGTTAGACTCACCAgtcaaagaagtccccattgtaGGTGACCATGATAGTGGGTTTAGTCTCCTGGACATGCTCAAACCATCTCTGGATTAGATGAACCTGAATTCAACCAATCATGACACTCAGGGAGTTGCCTTTTCCCTTCTTCAAGCTATTTCCAACTACTTCTCCCAAAGTTCAGGAAAATCAACCTTGAATCAGCCCTTTATTTCCAACCCCCACCCATGTCTCCATATGGATGAGGACCCCACCAGTAAAACTGGGTCCAGCAAGCTGCTGCTCTGATTCAAAGAAAGCCAAGGCCTTAAATGTCAATGTCCTCTTCCCACTTCACTCTAAATTTCAGGCAGCTTCCAAGGAACAGCTCTTTACCTCATCAGGTTCATTGAAGACACAGAAGCACCCTTCATATTCTGGCTTGGGGGTGAACTCAAAATCTTCAATATCTTCTGAAACAATCTCCCTGTTGGTGATGAGGTAGCCCTAGGAAGTTCATTACCAATAGCATTAGAGACACAAAGCTGCAGACACAACTCTCAACACTCAGCCTAGAAACTCTTACCACAAAAATCTCTGCAGCAACTTAAATGTGCCCTAGCATTGCCAAGAGGAGATACACTACCTAAACTCGAATGTCTCAGATTTCTATTGGTGTCAGGAGCACAGCTGGATGTCAGAAGACTTGTTCAATTTGTGACTCTACTCCCTCACTGTTCACTCAAAAAATACTAAACCACAGAGCAGACACTGTTCTGTTCCCAGGGAGCTCACAACCCAGAAGGCACTACTCACCTGACCGTCAATCATATAGGAAATCATCATAATCTGGTCAGTCTCAGCATCAGGAAATTTGAGAGGCAGCTTGGTCGTCTCAATGTCAAATGCCAAAACCACAGGGTCCTAGAGACACAAAATGAAGCACTGAGTTGGCCGCAAACCAAGCCAAGCTCTGGAGATCCCAGAGGTCTCTTGAcacccatcaccaccacctccagCACTGAAAACAAGAGCTGCCACAGGAAAAGGTTCCAAAGGAAGTGGGTCACGCACCTCGGGGCTGACTGACCTACATTAAGAACACCATAACTCCCTGATGGCATGGAGATTTAGACATGAAAGAAAAGGCTAGGGCAACCAATCATAGGACAAGCCTGTAATTACAAGAACACCCAAGTCTCAAAGCTCTCTAAAATGCACTCCCTAGTTATGACCTTTACAACAACCCTGACGGGAGACTGCAGTACAGAGCCAACCTCTCCACTTTGGAATGAGAGAATAGAGTACAGACTGTCCCACGAACACAAAGCTGTCCCTGAACCAAGGCCCTTCAGTTATGAACCCATTGTTCCCATCACTTCATTATCAACAACCCAAAAGGAAGTCAGAGCTTTCCCTCAAATATTCTCATCCAGTCTAGATCAAATACTGATTTCACATGGTGATGCACAGATGCAAAGGGAAACTATACTCTCAGGTCAGAACTCCGATTCTTTTAACTAAGTACTTgaggaaaaagaagcaaacaaatctTTGAATCAAACACACCTTTCAGCACTGAATCCGCATCCGATTCAGACTCCACTGAGAGTgtcagaaacaaatggaaaattcaGGATGGAGGACAAGAAAGCTGTACTTACAGGTCGTTCCACAAGGTCATCTCGGCGGGTGACTTCCACTGGAAAGGTGTTTCCTCGGTATCTGATGTTGTACCAGTGAGCCTGTAGGACACGCAGTGCATTAGCAAAAGAGCTTTATGCCCATCCAGGGAAGTATATTTCTCTCTGGATTTATCCTTCAGTTACCACTCCTGGGCTGGTAGGAACTGCCCATGAGCGAAGGCCCACTCACCACATGGATCTTCAGGTCGATGGAGAGGCGGATGTGGTAGGGAACATCATACTCTCTCATGTCCACAATGTTGTCCAGTTGGTCTGCAATCTTCTTGGACATTTCCTCTTCATCAATAATCACACTACCCCCTTGCAGAACACTGCAGCATAGAGAGCAGCTTACTCAACTAAACTCAGCTAGGTGGGGCCCAGGGGAAGACCAGACTCCACATGGAATAAACACAAAAAGTAAACTTGAGGAGTTTGAGATGACCAAGACAAGCCCTCTTAAGGAATATTGGATGACCCctccagcccagcagcaggccagagaTACAAGGAAATTCAGCACATAGTTAGGATGTATGTATTTTATAGGATGTAAGTTACCCAACTGAAAAAACAAAGAGAGGAAACATTTCCTGTTACTTGAAAGGCCTACCAGTGACACCTACTCTTGCCAAGCTTGTTTCTTCAAGAAAGCAAGGATGACAGAAACAGGCCTACCCTGCAGAAGTCATAAAGTTCTTGGCAAGTGAAGTTAATGGTAAAGGGTAAACTATTTCTGCATCAGTTACTTATCACATTCAAGTGGGAAACCATTAGCACTAGAACATTTACTCCAAACTTCCAAATGCTGAATGGACCaccaccaattaaaaaaaaaaaaaaaaagataatgagtTTTAGGGCCTCTGGTGACTCAGTCTCTGTTACACCTTACAATATTCCGAAAAGTAACTTATAAGCCACTGCGAAGGGGGTAGTGGTGCCGAAATGTTCAAGGTCTCAAACTTATCTTTTGTCAAAGGGTATGATTAGTTTTTCTGAAGTTATCATAACTTTAAAGGAGCCAAgatttctctctttaatttcttACCGTATTTCCTACTGCTTTAATGTCCAAACATTTGATGAACAATGTCTGATGTCCTACATTTAAGGTTTCCTACATAATACCCAAGGTACTCTGGAGAAAATGTGCTATGTAAATCTAGGTATTTAATTTGTAGACATCTTAACACTTGCCATAAATCATAAAAAGACTGTGTTCAGGTGGTAGGATTAAGAATCCAAAATGTCTTTACTGTCACAGCAACTCAATTTTGGAGTCATAAATCCACCTCCTATGTAAGAAAAGACAGACAGCTAAAATACAACCTGGTAAACCACCATTTATTTAACACAAACGAAGCACATAAGAAAGTCTACCTAATTGTTCAAAAGCATTTCCACGTCACACAAAGCTGATCAGTGAATAACTCTATTGCTAAGTTTCCCTGTTTCCTGTGCATCTTGTCTATTTAGGAAAAATGGGAAACAGACTGGCTGCTTTGATACAGGAGCAAAGCTTACCTGGAGAGCATAGACGTGTAGGCGTCACTAGCACGGCCCTGCTCCCGGTTCTTCCTCACCGCAGGGGAGATCTCCTTCCTCACTCTGACAAGGTCCTCCACAGTGCTGAAGGACAGCTTAATGTAATTTCGCTTCAAACCCACTAAGTGATTTGGCTACAGAGTGAAGAGATCATGTTCATGAGTCAAGAGAAAAAGGACTTTGCTGGGGAGAGAAAATCAGGGAAGAATGACTCAAAGGTATTCAACATGCAAGTTGAAGAGTTAGTTGGCGACTCTAAGGCACCTAGTTTAACTATGTGTGTGGCGCCAGTGGTGCCACTGGAGCTCTGAGAGGATAGATGGACAGTTACCAAAGCCCCATACTGCCCCACAGGTGCTAAACTTGGCCTCTTCCCATCTCACCCCACATGCAGGGTGGGCCCAGCCCACCTATCACGAAGGTCTGGGTGATACTCACCAAGTCCAGATCCTCTTTAGGGACAGTCTCTACTTTAGCAATTTTACCCTGAAACTTCTTAGAGAGGAAAGATGAAACTTCTCGCTCACAACCCTAAATCAAGATCAGATGAAATGACCCtgtatttaaaatcaattttcctTCAATTTGCCTGTTGCTGGAGGCCTCTTTATTTCCAATTCTAAAAGCCCCATACAAAACACGGCCCTGGTCTGTAAACCACAGACTTACTTTTCTGGTTGCAATGTAGAAATATGGCTTGTAGGGCAACGCCACCTGCCAGAGTCACCAACCCATTTGGAggcaatgagaaaaaagaaaaaggaagaaaagtgaaGACAGACTGTTTTGACCCGTGAGCAGCCTAGATCTAATACACCCTTGACCTCAGCATCTCTTTAAGAGGCGGCTCAGTAGGAAATGAGACCTAGAGCATACTCAAGGGGCAAGAGTCTAAGCCACATGACATGGCTCATCCTGCAGCCCTTCGTGCTAGCTTCCGAGGACACCTTAGGTGGTGGCTGGTGTGGCTCCAAGGGGCCCATGCTCCCAAAAGGGCTTCAGGCTGCTGCAAGCTAGCAGCCACTTATCCCTCTCCTCAGCTGCACAGCTAACGATCCCTCATCATTTGGATCCAGCTATACCTCACTGCTGAGTGGGTTTTAGGTTCTTGGGATTCAGGAGCTTACCTTAAATCTGCTGCCATCATCTTGAATAAAGTAGTAATCCACTGCACTGACTAAGCGTTTATCTTCATCTAAAATCTCAGTCTAGGAGAGATCAGTCAACATGGGCAAGGTTTTATCCCCCACAGGGCACAGGAGCCCTTTCCCTCCCACTCTTGGGAAAACTTTTTTTCCACCCCTGCCAAACAATCCTGGCCCTGATCGCAAGGACCACATCATGACAGCCTCCAAATGGGGATTTTTCTTAATGTCCCCTTCACCTCTGAAGCTTCATTCTTACAGGAAACAAGAATGCCCATCACCTGACTCTTCCCAGTGGCCCAATGACATTAGAGAGAAAAGCTGGAGAGCCTCTAACAACCCTACGGCCACCTGTGCCACCCAGACAGGTGGCACCACTCTTCTCAGGCAAAGGGCTGTGCCATGCCTTCCTGAGACCCTGGTCCTTACGGGGTGCATGTTGATGAGCCAGCCTGTCCTTTCACCAGGCTCCTTAAGTCTCTCAAAACCAAACCGCAAATCCATCTTATCCGTCCACTGACTGCGTTCCAGGCGCTTGAGTGCGGAGATGGAGGATGAGGGGCCATCATCCCTGAGTGAGAGGAGGAGGATCCAGTCTTCATCCACCGGGACGCTTGCCACTCCCACAACCCTCAGTCCGCCCAGAGTAAGCCCTTCGGATGCGACATGGCAGATGCACCCCTGGAAACCTCACATTTGGCAAGAAGCTTGATAATTAGCGGGCATCGTGGTAAAACCATGACTGGGACAGGACACTCAAAAGGTGGTCAACACTGTAGCCAGAACACCAGCAACAGTAATCATGGCTGGACAGTGCTACCTCCTGGGCCCTGATGATGCTCAAGGCCCAGCACTGTGCTCCTGGGAGCTGCCCAGGGAGATGAACACATTCACACGTGGGCATGGTCAAGCAAGTCACTCACTGTGGGGgatcaaaaagcaaatagtccaaatAGCCAAGGGGTGGCTACCCAACGTTCCACCCACCCACAGATACGTTTATCAAATTTATCCACGGGTAACAGCTTGGGTGGTTTTCCAGGAGATTCTGCTGAGCCAGAGAGCCGACCCCCCAAACCACACACATTTTGACTCCACTGCAAAAGCGAAACTGGAGACGAGGCCGCGGGTAGGAGCGGGCAGAGGGGCCCTGTCTACACAAGGCAAGGGACCCGGCCAAGCGTGCCGCGGACACGAAATGCGATGCGCTCGCCCCCACACTCGCTTAGGCGCAGTGCCAATTTCCTGGCTGGGACTTGCTCTGCGTGTAGGATGCTGCCCACGGGGGCGGGTTAAGGGCCTATGGGAACTCGGTGTACGTTCCTACAACTGCATTAGAACCCACAATTGTCTCTGTAAAAAGTTGTTTCCTtactttttaacttattttttaaacgTTCCCAAATGCATTAATCTGTTTCTTGGTGAAATGAAATTAACGACATCGACCACCCAAAATTTCCACGCGTTATGAGAAAGCCTGCCAGCGCACTCAAAACTGCACGGCGTGTAGGACCGCGAGGCGCCGCGGAACCGAACGGCGGCGCGAAGGCGCCTGCGACCTCACCTCAGACCGCCGCGAGCGCGGAGAGGGAGGGAGCGCCGCCCTGCGCCCACCCTACGGCCCGCCGTCGGCTACCCGGCCCTTGGCCAAAGCCCAGCCCCTCCGCAGGAAGGAAGGACCGCGAGCCCCGCGCCGCCGCCCTCACCGACTGGCCTCTCCGTCCGCGCCCTGTTCCACGCGCCGCCGCCAGCCGCCTCTCAGAACCATAGCTTCCCCACCGCCTCCGCTTCCCGGGAAGAAATTTGGCGCGCTCCACCAACTCTCGCGAGAGAAAGGAAGCACACTGCCACCCATCAGGAGGTTCGTCGCGCCCCGCCCCAACGAGCTCCAATCGCCGCCGGTGCAGGAGGGGCGGTGGCCCGTTAGGGACTCGGGGAAAAGTGTGCTCAGGCGCCCGCCGCGCGCGGCTGTGTCAGTGTCGGGAGGCGCTAGACAGGAATTGTCAGGCGATCCCCGCGCCGCGACTGGTGGGTCTGAGGAGGGGTCCGCCCCGGGCCATCGGGCTGTAGCTGAGAAGCTATGGCGCCAGCGGCGTCGAAGCTGCGGGCCGAGGTCGTGCTCGGGGCGCTTCCGCGGCGGGCCCTCGCGCAGTACTTGCGCCTCCTGCAGTTCTACCCAGTGCTCACTAAGGCGGCCAGCAGGTCGGCGTGGAGCGGCCGCGGGGGGACGGGGTCGGGAGGGCGGGCTGACCTGGACGGCCCAGAGGTCCCGCAGTCCAGTGCTCGGTTGTCCGGTGACCCAGCTGGTTATATACAGCCTATATTGGCGTTTAAGTGTGACAGGCGAAATCCCTGAATATCAAAATGACCCTGCAAAGACCTTAGAATAACCAGACAGCTCAGAACGTGCGGTTTGGGTATTGGGTTCTGAAAAGTAACCCTTAGGCACTCTAAAATGTGAACTCGGGGAGCCAGACAGGGGGAGAGCACACAATGAGGATTGTGCAGGGGCCTTCCCCCACTGACCTGGAGCCCACACCTCACAGTTTGTTAGTCCCCACGCTGTTCTGAGTCAGGACGGTCCAGCAGCGCTGCTGGCTAGCTCCACCCCTTTGATTTGGAGACCTAAACTTAGAAGATGTCTCCTCCattacttttaataaattttatgtttGTCCCCTTTCATTACtttagcatttaataaatatgtgcAGTATGTTTCCTGTGTACTGGGTTTCAGTAGTGATTAAGACAGGTGGGTAATATCCCCACCTTCCTGGAGCTTGCACTCTAGTGAAAAACTAGACAAAAAAACAGATTAATATGTAACAGATAAAGTGGTCAGGGGAGTTTtatctgaggaagtgacatttgaacagAGGCCTGCACAAGGGGAGGTAATAGGCCATGCGAAGAAGGGAAGCAGAAGCTCCTGAGCAAAAAGTACAGCAACTGCAAAGGTCCTGAGGGAGGCTATGGTAATGATGGAGAGGTGGCAAGGTCTAAGTCACTGTAGAAAATGAACAGTGAGCACGGGAGGATGAGAAAGAAGCAGCCATGGTCAGAAGGTAGCTACAGACCAAGCCTTGGAACAACTAGACCTATCTCTAcctttttattgaaattttatgACAATAATTGTAGATTAGCATGCAGTTGTAAAAAATAACACAGGCAGACCCCTTTTACACTTTGCCCAGTTTCTCCCATTGGTAATATTTTGTAAAACTACAGTACAATATCACAACAAAGACACTGGTGTAGATACAGTCTACAGATCACATTAACATCTCCCCAGCTTTGCTTGTACTggcatacatacatgtgtgtgcatgcacagtTCTATGCAGTTTCATTGTGTATAGGTTTGTATATCCACCACAGTCAAAACAGGAAAGTTCCATCATGAGGGTACTTCCGGTTGCCCATTTATAATCACACATCTCCCTCCCACACACAGTAACCTTTTGCAAAATTATAGTACAATGTCACGATCAGGACACTAGCATTGATAAACTGCACCAATTGGAAATCTTACTGTGCTCCTGTGTGTGTATTAAGTTATACCATCTCCACTTTTTGAGGTAGGGACCTTACATTGCACTGCTTTAATAAAGATTCATTTCCACCCATCCTCAGCATGATCTCAGAACAGCCATGCTAATTCTGTTCAGAAATGGACACCTTGctgtttgcttctgttttctgattAGCTCTCTGTCCACAGTGGCATTCTGTCAGCACTTGGGAACTTCCTGGCCCAGATGATTGAGAAGAAacggaaaaaagaaaactgctttcAAAAACTAGATGTCAGCGAGCCGctcagatatgccatttatggGTGAGTTCCATAAAGGTTTACCCAGTAGCAGACTAAGTGTGACAAAGTAAGGTGTCAAGGTCAAGAGTCTGGAATAATctaatttggaaaaattaaagcATTGTGTATAGGTATCctgaaaaatgtcatttctgAATGACTTTTTGAATTGCAAAAGCATAGAGATTTaggagttttttaaataaatccacTCTGAGTTCTCTGGCCAATGACAGTATTTGCATAGGTGgattatttttaagtcttttacaacaaagttttttttttttcaattcaaaatTCACAGATTTTGTCTTTGTATGTTAACTATAGTGATCACAGCTTTTTCcataacatatttaaagtgtaagcCCCTAGAGAGGGATGCATATCGGTATCATCTGGGAAGCCTCATCCAATTGcagtttttcattcattctcctCCTACTGGGAACCCCTGCtccaggccactgaaccttctaCAGCAAGGGGAAGACTACTGAGATTCCCCTTGTTTAAAGACTTCCAGTGTCAGAAATTGAAAGATCTATGGGTTCCTTCCTATCTTTTTATGCCAAATTTTCTGGAGCTGCAGATCTGTTGTCCCAACAGATGTAGTTCCCTTCCAAGTTCTCTGTTTACTTTGGAACAAATAGTAGGAAGTGCCAGTATGGACACACACTACTAGGTTTCACTCTTGCTAATTATCTAGGGAGTTTGGTGAGCAGCTCTAACACCAGACATGTGTCCATTTGTTTATTGTTGAGCACCTTCTCtgagccaggccctgttctaggcCTGCAGTCACAGCAGTGAACAGATAGACACAATCCTGTCTCGTGGCATTTACCTTTTGGGGTTGAGGAGAGCGTATTTTTTGACTACTCAAATAAGATTATGACATGTAGTgaaaatgctatgaagaaaatgaaacaagacTTGGAACTGAGAGTGGCTAGGATAGTGGTGGGTTGATTATCCAGGACAACCAGCAAAGAATTCTCCAAGCTGATGGGATTGAGAAGGAGCTGGTCACATGAAGACTGGGGGAACCCAAGGCAAGAACAAATCTGGTCtgtgaaaggcaaaaaaaatgctTGGAGGAGATTCAAAGAAAGCATATTTTCTAGAAGGAGCATGTAGACCTATGTGGTCAGTGATGAGGGACTCCAGGAAGGCAGGTTTTCAGACTTGGACCTTGGGGGTGAAGCTGGACCCTGGAAGGGCACATCCAGAGGACTGAGTCCAGCTCACCCCAACGGCGGGGCCTCAGGTTCTTCTTCACAGGGCCACTGAGTCACTTCTTCTACCTCTTCATGGAGCACTGGATCCCTTCTGAGGTCCCCTGGGCAGGGGTCAAGCGGCTCCTCCTGGACCGCCTCGTCTTTGCACCGGCCTTCCTGCTATTGTTCTTCACCGTCATGAACTTCCTGGAGGTTGGTCTTACGCCGTAGCCCTTCTAACAGATCTTCATTTGGCACAGGGGTTCTTCACCTGGTATCCTCCTGTGGAATTCAGGGGTCTGTGAACTTTTCAGTACACTCAAATTGaagtttcacattttcttttataaatgtcaGAAATAAACCAAGTCATATTATCAGTACCTGTTGGTCTGCAGGAGCAGTCAGATACTTTCATATCATCCTCAGTTGTTACAGATACCCAGAGTGTTATTTTATGCTCATTACTCCCTGTACCTGCCTTTAGGTCTTGTTGCTGGATGTGTTCATAAAGAAACACACGTACTAGTCTATAATAAAATTGTCTGAATATTTTGGTAGCCACATTTCAGTGTAATTGGTTCCTTTGTaatctgtatattttattttattttatacattacaaaactGAGAAGGGTGTCCATGGGCTTCATGAAACAGAAGTTTCAGACCCCTACTGAAATGCTGCAGAAGCTCGCATTAACTCAGTGCCTGGATGTGCTCTGAAGAGATTACCTTATCAGCATAGACACCACAACCCACTGTGTAAGAGGTGTGTTCCAGTGCAGTCACCAGGCAGGTCTGTTCTAATGTGCCCAACCCAAGTCCCTTCCCAGTTTATGAGCACTTTCAACCCCTGCTGTGTGCTGTGTGCCCAAGATGTATCATGTTCTGCCCTGATGGTAATTTATTTCAACCATTCACAGCAGGTAAATGGTTTCACTTAGGTTTTCTTTTGAAACACCATTCTGAGTTCTTGTTACTAAGGAAAACACCCCTTGTTGTCTAAAGAGACCCTGGAGGGAGAATGAAAGATGTCTAGCTTAACTGTGATAGCTAATAAGTCCCTGATAGTAACAAGAAATGTTTGGAAAGTCCTGAGGAAATCTGACGTAGGAAGAAGCAAAGGGAATCCACATTAGAAGTAAAGGTTtctcattgtttttccttctaaatATGAAGgggatacatttttattaaaaaacaaaaacctcataCATATATGTCTGTGGGACTAAAGTGAATAACATAAATGACACATGGGAACACACTGTACCACACCTACTCGATGCCTCTGAACCCAACACTGTGGTCATATACATCATGTTACAGACACACAGCATCCCACATGCCTGTCCCTTTTGTGTAAGGACTTGTGCTAGAATGGTCCAAGGAGGCTGTCCTTGTTTATCCTGCAGTGACATAAATAATACAAACAGCTGACATGTATTGAGCACCTGGCCTTGTCCCAAGCTCTGCATCAAGTGCTTTATGTCATTTGCACCTCAAATAAACCCCATTTGACAGTTGAGGAAGTTGAGGGCCATGGGAGTAAGTCATGGGCTGAAGGTCCTATAACTTGCAAGTCCATTAATTGGGATTCAGACCCAGGCTTTGTGTCTCTGGCGCTCTTAACCCTATGGCTTTTTTACCCCCAGGAGGTTTGTTTCCCCACATTCTTGACAACTgtgattgtatttttcttttaaatagtttgCAGTCTCAtagctgaaaaataatttaaatatctttatgatgttgaacacctttttatATGTTTACTGTAGTTCCATAAactttccatttacttttttcttactgatttgtaattTCTATATATTAAGGTTCTCAATCCCTTGCCAAATATAAGGTGcagatatttttcccattttttaggtGTTTGTATTTTAACTTCATATAACATCAAAAGATTTTTATAAAGTTACAAATTTTAAGTTGTATAAGGTTTTTTATAGTGTATTTCTCTATATGCGAGTTTAACAGTTCATGTAttaaaatgtccttcttttcctttatatgcttccttaaaataaaatatttaaaatatactccCATAGTTTCAtgatattttgtacattttgatgAACTCAAAGATAATAGAAGTATTCTCCTATACTTCCCTCTAGTAttcttatggttttgtttttttttttacttcatatgtAGGAGATTTACTTCTgtcttggcttttttcacttaaaaagcaAATTGACTCCATAATTGAACAGTCTTTTGTGTTCTGAAACGTTAACTTTGTCATATTCTTATCCCCATGTGTACAGGCCACTGTGTGGACCCTTTGCTC
Encoded proteins:
- the PXMP2 gene encoding peroxisomal membrane protein 2 isoform X1, producing MAPAASKLRAEVVLGALPRRALAQYLRLLQFYPVLTKAASSGILSALGNFLAQMIEKKRKKENCFQKLDVSEPLRYAIYGFFFTGPLSHFFYLFMEHWIPSEVPWAGVKRLLLDRLVFAPAFLLLFFTVMNFLEGRDAAAFAAGVRRRFWPALRTNWQVWTPVQFVNVNYVPLQFRVLFANVVALFWYAYLASLDSSMSLWIRLFSFKKSFY
- the PXMP2 gene encoding peroxisomal membrane protein 2 isoform X2 codes for the protein MAPAASKLRAEVVLGALPRRALAQYLRLLQFYPVLTKAASSGILSALGNFLAQMIEKKRKKENCFQKLDVSEPLRYAIYGFFFTGPLSHFFYLFMEHWIPSEVPWAGVKRLLLDRLVFAPAFLLLFFTVMNFLEGRDAAAFAAGVRRRFWPALRTNWQVWTPVQFVNVNYVPLQFRVLFANVVALFWYAYLASLVKIKSDQRRGLLPAHSN
- the PXMP2 gene encoding peroxisomal membrane protein 2 isoform X3, with translation MAPAASKLRAEVVLGALPRRALAQYLRLLQFYPVLTKAASSGILSALGNFLAQMIEKKRKKENCFQKLDVSEPLRYAIYGFFFTGPLSHFFYLFMEHWIPSEVPWAGVKRLLLDRLVFAPAFLLLFFTVMNFLEGRDAAAFAAGVRRRFWPALRTNWQVWTPVQFVNVNYVPLQFRVLFANVVALFWYAYLASLGK